In Numenius arquata chromosome 17, bNumArq3.hap1.1, whole genome shotgun sequence, a genomic segment contains:
- the TSEN54 gene encoding tRNA-splicing endonuclease subunit Sen54, whose protein sequence is MEPGGSGRRSAAELVAICGRKGPQGGPKDFIPDGSAEQAEKLRRCREEQWQLLSEERVERLGSLVKAEWKPGQGIVELQTPAGKFWHTMGFTERGKQCLLPEEALYLLECGSVQLFYRDLPLSIQEAYEILLCQEAMSLPHYQVFSHLKQLGYIVLRFDPSTVLSPYERQLNLESHCQSSGKHHRKRRRSSSPRSHEKKHKVCEDLPEAEGTSKKAADDCRNSSCLPMDEKPLSEQPKKSDAGGREGESNPVPLDTGQKNSLSPSWSRAGDHKESSTGNHAPRWDFTTIILPNVAPDQLCTILPSPDKGLLPENVPGREVNASCWCARINQKQEKLSRKEREQRERESRYKSSVNADREVRHCSNWQEYKALLAQRSRQRVWRRPPHLWDQAVTPLLRPDEVTSQAVLLQQISVLQPSHILDGASRLQEDPEALKIDFNVYQADAVAKFKKTNPGKPYVRMCVRSCSSQSKEGGDAVLQSFDEQIPSLRALKQVTYQSGDVPVVFALVDHGEIAFYSLKEFKLPVDVNH, encoded by the exons ATGGAGCCCGGCGGGTCGGGCCGCCGGAG CGCGGCGGAGCTGGTGGCGATCTGCGGCCGCAAGGGCCCTCAGGGGGGCCCGAAGGACTTCATCCCCGACGGCTCGGCCGAGCAGGCGGAGAAGCTGCGCCGGTGCCGGGAGGAGCAGTGGCAGCTCCTCTCCGAGGAGCGTGTGGAGCGGCT GGGGAGTCTGGTGAAAGCTGAGTGGAAGCCAGGACAGGGCATCGTAGAGCTGCAGACCCCTGCG GGAAAGTTCTGGCACACCATGGGGTTCACAGAGCGTGGCAAACAGTGCCTGCTGCCCGAGGAGGCTCTGTACCTGCTGGAGTGT GGCTCTGTTCAGCTCTTTTACAGGGATCTGCCCTTGTCAATCCAGGAAGCCTATGAGATCCTGCTGTGCCAGGAGGCAATGAGCCTGCCACATTACCAG GTGTTCAGCCACTTGAAGCAACTGGGTTATATTGTACTGAGATTCGACCCCAG CACTGTCCTGTCTCCCTACGAGAGGCAACTGAACCTGGAAAGTCACTGCCAGAGCTCTGGGAAACACCATCGCAAAAGGAGGAGGAGTTCCAGCCCCCG GTCACATGAGAAGAAACATAAGGTATGTGAAGACCTTCCAGAAGCTGAAGGGACCTCAAAAAAAGCTGCAGATGACTGTCGAAACTCCAGCTGCCTTCCCATGGATGAAAAGCCCTTGTCAGAGCAACCAAAGAAATCAGATGCTGGCGGTAGAGAGGGAGAATCAAACCCAGTTCCTCTTGATACAGGACAAAAGAACTCCCTGAGCCCCTCCTGGAGCCGGGCTGGAGACCACAAGGAGAGCAGCACTGGCAACCATGCACCACGCTGGGATTTTACCACCATTATCTTGCCAAACGTGGCCCCAGACCAGCTGTGCACAATTCTGCCCTCACCTGACAAAGGGCTCCTACCGGAGAATGTGCCGGGGAGGGAGGTTAATGCATCTTGCTGGTGCGCACGCATTAATCAGAAACAGGAGAAGCTGTCACGGAAAGAAAGGGAGCAGCGAGAGAGGGAGAGCAGGTACAAGAGCAGTGTCAATGCTGACCGGGAGGTGAGGCACTGCTCCAACTGGCAGGAGTACAAAGCCCTTCTGGCACAGAGGAGCCGGCAGAGGGTTTGGAGACGACCGCCGCATCTCTGGGACCAAGCTGTCACACCGCTTTTGCGGCCAGATGAAGTTACCTCACAAG ctgtgcTCCTCCAGCAGATCAGTGTGCTGCAGCCCTCCCACATCCTGGATGGAGCCTCCCG GCTGCAGGAGGACCCAGAGGCCTTGAAGATAGACTTCAATGTGTATCAAGCAGATGCTGTGGCCAAGTTTAAGAAGACAAACCCTGGGAAGCCATACGTCAGGATGTGTGTTCGGAG CTGTAGTAGCCAGAGCAAGGAAGGTGGTGACGCAGTTTTACAAAG cttcGATGAGCAGATTCCATCCCTTCGGGCTTTGAAGCAGGTTACGTATCAGAGTGGGGACGTCCCAGTGGTCTTTGCGCTGGTGGATCATGGAGAAATTGCCTTCTATTCGCTAAAGGAATTCAAGCTGCCGGTTGATGTTAATCACTGA